The segment TGAGGAGGAGGGGAAAGAGGTCAAGGAGAAGAAGGAGAGCAAGGCGAAGAAAGAGGTCAAGGCGAAGAAAGAGGTCAAGGAGAAGAAGGAGAGCAAGGCGAAGAAGGAGAGCAAGGCGAAGAAAGAGAAAAAGGTGAAGAAGGAGACGAAGGCGGAGAAAGTGGCGGAAGAAGTGCTAGCTGAAGAAAAAGCGGAAACGGCGGCGGAAGAAACAGCAACCGAAGCCCAGGAGGAGACGGAGTAAGGTGTATAACGATAAGTTACCTCCTCATGACATTGACGCTGAGGAGGCCATCATTGGCTCACTGCTCATCGATGGCACGACGATTTATAAAATCGCCACGGTTTTGAGTAAGGCAGACTTCTACCATGAACGTAACCAGTGGCTTTATGAGGCCTGCCAAGGGCTGTACGAACGCAATGAGGCAATTAACCAGATAACCGTGGCACAGGAGCTGGCCAGGCGGGACAAACTGGAGGTAGTTGGTGGCGCCGCCTTCCTGAGCCATCTGATTTCCGTATGTCCAACACCGCTGGATATCGAGCACTACGCCCAGATTGTCTATCGGCTCTCCATTATGCGGGGCCTTATCGGTGCTGCCGACCGGATTGCCCGTGTCGGCTATGAGGCTGGCCCGGATGTTGACACCAGCTTGAGCCAGGCGGAGGACATTCTGTTCCGACTGCGCCACGGACATGGTGAGCGTGACTTCGTTCATATCCGTCAGGTTCTGGACCGGTATTTTGAAGCGGCTCCACCGCCGGAGGAAGAAGGTCGTGCCCGTGAGCAGATGCCCTATGTGCTTTCCAACTTCGTCGGCCTCGACGAATTTCTGGGCGGGTTTCAGCGCTCCGACCTGGTTATCATTGCCGGCCGACCCAGCATGGGAAAGACAAGTTTGGGCCTCAGTATTGCCCGGAATGTGGCTGTAGAGCAGAAAGCATGTGTGGCGCTGTTCAGCCTGGAAATGGCCAGGGACTCGATCGTCCTGCGCTTTCTGGCCAGTGAATCCGGGGTGAATTCGCGGCGGGTCAGGTTCGGTCTTCACACCGAGGACGAGGAAAGGCGTATCATGGAAGCCACCGGCGTCCTTTCCGAATCGGACATCTTCATGGATGACTCTCCACAGCTAAGGGTGGTGGAAATGCGCAGTAAGGCCAGACGGCTCCACTTCGAGCGGGGCCTGGACCTGATTATCGTTGATTACCTGCAGCTGATGCAGGGTGACGGGCGGGGTGAAAACCGCGTTCAGGAAATCAGTTACATCTCCCGTTCCCTTAAAGCGCTGGCCCGCGAGCTGAATGTACCGGTAATTGCAGTATCGCAGCTCAGTAGGGCGGTGGAATGGCGGGCATCACATATTCCGCAGCTGGCCGACCTCAGGGAAAGCGGCAGCATTGAGCAGGATGCTGATGTGGTGATATTCATCTACCGTGATGAATACTATCACAGCGTGGAGGAGTGGCAGTTGCAGCATCCCGACCGCGAGTACCCGCGGGAGGAAGCCGACATCATCGTGGCCAAAAATCGAAATGGCCCTACCGGGCAGATAAAGCTGCGATTTCGACGCAACCTGGCCACGTTCTACAACTATGAATACCCGGTGAGTAGCGAAGAGCCGACGTTGCTATGAGCCAGTTCAGCGGATTTCCAGCCAGAATGGAATTTACTCCCATCCCCAATTATTTCCTCAATGCCGTGCTGCCCCAGATTGATGATGTCTGGGAACTGAAAACAACCCTGCATGTGCTGGCAGCGCTCTACCGCAAAAGGGGCTATCCCCGCTTTGTCACCTACCGTGAGTTGCTGGGGAATGACGGACTGATGAAAAGCCTGAAAGGCGGGGAGGAAGCGCCGGAGGAGTTACTGCGCCGGGCGTTGCAGATGGCCAGCCAGCGGGGAACCTTCACGCATATTACTCTGGACAAGGACGGGTCGGCTGAAGATATTTATCTTATCAATACTGAATCGGACCGAAAAACCGCCGCCAGGATAGAAAGCGGTGAACTCAAGTTGAGCGGACTCAAGGCCGTCGAGAGAACCCATGTTGAGCTTGAGGAACAGCCGGATATCTTCACCCTGTATGAGCAGAATGTCGGAATGCTCACGCCGATAATCGCCGACGAACTGCGCGAGGCGGAAAAATTGTACCCGGCGAGCTGGATAAGAGACGCTATCAAGGAGGCGGTAGCACGGAACAAACGAAACATCCGGTACATTGGGCGCATTCTGGAACGGTGGTCGGCCGAAGGGAAAACCGATGGAACATATCAGCGAGTTTCTAAGACAGACCCGGATAAATACATCAAGGGAAAATACGGACATATGGTCCGACGTTGAAGAAGCCCCTTCCCCAAGCGCTAGCTGTCCCATCTGCAAGGGTGCCGGGGTAGTCCACCCGCGTTTGCCTTCGGGAAAGCCGGATTTCACCCGGGTTGTGCCCTGCCGGTGCGTGAAAAAGGAGCTCGATGACGAGCGTCTGACCCGTCTGAAGCGGTACAGCAACCTGGGAACGCTAACCGGGTTCACCTTCGAAAACCTGGAGCCACAGGGTAGAAGCGGGAAGTCGAAGAACCAGGAGCAGTTCAGGTGGGTCTACGAGGCAGCGAAAGCGTTCGCCACTGACCCGAAAGGGTGGCTGGTTCTTATCGGGCCCAGCGGGAGCGGCAAGACGCACCTGGTGGCGGCCATTGCCAACGAGTGCGTCAATCATGGTTTCCCCGCTTTTTACGTAACGACCCCTGACCTTCTCGACCACCTGCGCGCCGCCTTCAATCCCAGCAGCGAAATTCCCTATGATGAATTCTTTGACCAGGTACGAAATGCGCCGCTGTTAGTACTGGACGATTTCGGGGTTCAGACCAGCACACCGTGGGCCAGGGAAAAGCTTGACCAGTTGCTGACATACCGCTTTAACAGCAAGCTGCCTACGGTGATTGTACCCATCGTTCCGCTGGAGCAGATAGATGAAAGGTGGCAGACCCGTCTGACCGACCGTGAACTGAGCAAAGTCTGCGTCATTGAAGAAAAGCAGCCTGTATCTCTGGACTATACCTGGGGAGCGGAATTTCAACTCCAGAAGAGCATGACCTTCGATAATTTTGACCAGAGACGGGTCAACCTGCCAATGGAGCAGCGCGAAAATCTGGAGTCGGCGTACCGGCTGGCATTTGAATTCGCCAAATCACCCGATGGTTGGGTAGTTTTTATGGGTGAAACTGGCTGCGGTAAGACCCATCTGGCCGCGGCTATCGTCAATTACTGGTATCAGGCGAACAAACCGGCGCTATTCATCGTGGTCCCCGAGTTCCTGGACCACCTGCGCTCGACGTTCAGCCCGGAGAGCAAGATTTCTTTTGACCAGCTTTTTGAAAAAGTGAAAACGGCACCCCTGCTGGTACTTGATGATTTCGGGGAACAGACCACCACCCCTTGGGTGAGGGAAAAACTGTACCAGGTAATCAACTACCGGTACAACTCGCGCCTGCCCATGATAATTACCACGCGCTACTCACTACAGGAAATCAACGAAAATATCGAGGGCTCGATAAGCTCGCGATTGATGGACCCCAAAATCAGCACGCCATTCAATATCACCGTCCCGGACTATCGGGGTGATAACGCCAGCCAGAAAAGAGCTCCCCGCCGGGAGCGGAGAAGCCGTTAGGCTTTTATCTTTTACATCTACAGCCATGTAGTGCCTGGACTACAGGAAGCAGCTGCGAGGACATTTGATGAAAATTTCACTAAACTGAATTCTAATAGTGAAGGGAGGATAAGTTATGCTTGAATCTATTATTAACAGAGTAATTGACTATATCATTGTGAACTTATGGGATGACTTAACTTTTCTGCGAATAACATCAATAGTATTATTTGTCTTTCTTGTATTAATCTACACATTTAAAAATAGATTATTTAAGCTCTTATATAATGACAAGCACCAAACACAAACACATGATATAAACATTTTCAATGAATCCGACCAGCTACTCAA is part of the Chloroflexota bacterium genome and harbors:
- the dnaB gene encoding replicative DNA helicase, whose amino-acid sequence is MYNDKLPPHDIDAEEAIIGSLLIDGTTIYKIATVLSKADFYHERNQWLYEACQGLYERNEAINQITVAQELARRDKLEVVGGAAFLSHLISVCPTPLDIEHYAQIVYRLSIMRGLIGAADRIARVGYEAGPDVDTSLSQAEDILFRLRHGHGERDFVHIRQVLDRYFEAAPPPEEEGRAREQMPYVLSNFVGLDEFLGGFQRSDLVIIAGRPSMGKTSLGLSIARNVAVEQKACVALFSLEMARDSIVLRFLASESGVNSRRVRFGLHTEDEERRIMEATGVLSESDIFMDDSPQLRVVEMRSKARRLHFERGLDLIIVDYLQLMQGDGRGENRVQEISYISRSLKALARELNVPVIAVSQLSRAVEWRASHIPQLADLRESGSIEQDADVVIFIYRDEYYHSVEEWQLQHPDREYPREEADIIVAKNRNGPTGQIKLRFRRNLATFYNYEYPVSSEEPTLL
- a CDS encoding DnaD domain protein, whose product is MSQFSGFPARMEFTPIPNYFLNAVLPQIDDVWELKTTLHVLAALYRKRGYPRFVTYRELLGNDGLMKSLKGGEEAPEELLRRALQMASQRGTFTHITLDKDGSAEDIYLINTESDRKTAARIESGELKLSGLKAVERTHVELEEQPDIFTLYEQNVGMLTPIIADELREAEKLYPASWIRDAIKEAVARNKRNIRYIGRILERWSAEGKTDGTYQRVSKTDPDKYIKGKYGHMVRR
- a CDS encoding ATP-binding protein; its protein translation is MEHISEFLRQTRINTSRENTDIWSDVEEAPSPSASCPICKGAGVVHPRLPSGKPDFTRVVPCRCVKKELDDERLTRLKRYSNLGTLTGFTFENLEPQGRSGKSKNQEQFRWVYEAAKAFATDPKGWLVLIGPSGSGKTHLVAAIANECVNHGFPAFYVTTPDLLDHLRAAFNPSSEIPYDEFFDQVRNAPLLVLDDFGVQTSTPWAREKLDQLLTYRFNSKLPTVIVPIVPLEQIDERWQTRLTDRELSKVCVIEEKQPVSLDYTWGAEFQLQKSMTFDNFDQRRVNLPMEQRENLESAYRLAFEFAKSPDGWVVFMGETGCGKTHLAAAIVNYWYQANKPALFIVVPEFLDHLRSTFSPESKISFDQLFEKVKTAPLLVLDDFGEQTTTPWVREKLYQVINYRYNSRLPMIITTRYSLQEINENIEGSISSRLMDPKISTPFNITVPDYRGDNASQKRAPRRERRSR